In Lycium ferocissimum isolate CSIRO_LF1 chromosome 11, AGI_CSIRO_Lferr_CH_V1, whole genome shotgun sequence, a single genomic region encodes these proteins:
- the LOC132038024 gene encoding uncharacterized protein LOC132038024, producing the protein MVKERIVLGHKISEKGIEVDQAKIDMISKLSPPISVKGIRRFLGDSSFYRRFIKNFSKIANPMCKLLEKEAKLEFDEKYRKVKDCKGTENQIADHLYRLEEAGRPSDELDFDEAFQDERMLAVSMELAPWFADIANYLVIGIILEEIKSYQKKVLRDSRQYYWDEPYLFRTCADNIIRHCVPKSEVMAILKACHDSPVGGYHSGNRTAAKVLECDYYQPTLFHHANLLVRSCDQCQRQGSIGRRKEMP; encoded by the exons ATGGTGAAGGAAAGGATCGTCCTAGGGcataaaatctctgaaaaggggATTGAGGTCGATCAGGCGAAGATTGATATGATTTCAAAGCTTTCCCCACCTATCTCAGTGAAGGGTATCCGGCGCTTCTTGGGAGATTCTAGTTTCTATAGGCGTTTCATTAAGAATTTCTCAAAAATTGCTAACCCGATGtgtaagcttcttgaaaaagaggctaagcTCGAATTTGATGAGAAGTACCGCAAG GTGAAAGACTGCAAGGGAACTGAGAATCAGATTGCTGACCATCTCTATCGGCTTGAAGAAGCCGGGAGACCTTCAGATGAGCTAGACTTTGATGAGGCATTTCAAGATGAGAGGATGTTGGCTGTGTCAATGGAGCTGGCACCATGGTTTGCAGATATTGCTAACTATTTGGTAATAGGTATAATTCTAGAGGAGATCAAGTCCTACCAAAAGAAGGTTTTGCGGGATTCTCGACAATACTACTGGGATGAGCCTTACTTGTTCAGAACATGTGCTGATAACATCATTCGGCATTGTGTTCCCAAAAGTGAAGTGATGGCTATTCTAAAGGCATGCCATGACTCTCCAGTTGGGGGATATCATAGTGGTAACCGGACTGCTGCTAAAGTTCTTGAATGCGATTACTACCAGCCTACTCTCTTTCATCATGCAAATTTATTGGTGCGGTCTTGTGATCAGTGTCAGAGGCAAGGGAGTATAGGTAGAAGGAAAGAGATGCCATGA